In the genome of Palaemon carinicauda isolate YSFRI2023 chromosome 20, ASM3689809v2, whole genome shotgun sequence, one region contains:
- the LOC137659587 gene encoding uncharacterized protein → MFARIFVALFSVLLLFGAAMADPLPEPGPGYGHGGHGHGGHGHGGHGGYGGHGGHGHGGFGGHGGHGHGGYGYGR, encoded by the exons ATGTTCGCCAGAATT TTCGTTGCTTTGTTTTCTGTCCTTCTCCTTTTTGGAGCAGCCATGGCAGATCCTCTCCCCGAGCCTGGGCCAGGTTATGGCCATGGTGGACATGGCCACGGCGGACACGGCCATGGGGGCCATGGTGGATATGGTGGCCATGGAGGACACGGCCATGGTGGATTCGGTGGCCATGGAGGACATGGTCACGGAGGATATGGATATGGCCGTTAA